One stretch of Kogia breviceps isolate mKogBre1 chromosome 18, mKogBre1 haplotype 1, whole genome shotgun sequence DNA includes these proteins:
- the IRF8 gene encoding interferon regulatory factor 8 isoform X2 encodes MGTRAWPVWPMCDRNVGGRRLRQWLIEQIDSSMYPGLIWENDEKSMFRIPWKHAGKQDYNQEVDASIFKAWAVFKGKFKEGDKAEPATWKTRLRCALNKSPDFEEVTDRSQLDISEPYKVYRIVPEEEQKCKLGVVAPGCISEATEMECGRSEIDELIKEPPVDDYMGMVKRSPSPPEACRSQLLPDWWMQQPSAGLALGPGYGTYDAHHAAFSQMVISFYYGGKLVGQATTTCPDGCRLSLGPPGLPGAKLCGPEGLELVRFPPADAIPSERQRQVTRKLFGHLERGVLLHSSRQGVLVKRLCQGRVFYSGNAAAGRGGPNKLERDEVVKVFDTSQFLRELQQFYNSQSRLPDSRVVLCFGEEFPDMTPLRSKLILVQIEQLYVRQLVEEAGKSCSAGSVMQAPEEPPPDQVFRMFPDVCASHQRPFFRENQQITV; translated from the exons GATGTGTGACCGCAACGTCGGCGGCCGGCGGCTGCGGCAGTGGCTGATAGAGCAGATCGACAGCAGCATGTACCCAGGGCTGATCTGGGAGAACGACGAGAAGAGCATGTTCCGGATCCCCTGGAAACACGCTGGCAAACAGGATTACAACCAGGAAGTGGACGCCTCCATCTTCAAG gCCTGGGCCGTTTTTAAGGGGAAGTTCAAGGAAGGGGACAAGGCCGAGCCAGCCACATGGAAGACGAGGTTACGATGTGCTTTGAACAAGAGCCCGGATTTTGAGGAAGTGACAGACCGGTCCCAGCTGGACATTTCTGAACCGTATAAAGTTTACCGAATCGTCCCCGAGGAGGAGCAAAAAT GCAAATTAGGCGTGGTGGCTCCCGGCTGCATTAGTGAAGCCACAGAGATGGAGTGCGGTCGCTCTGAGATCGACGAGCTGATCAAGGAG CCTCCCGTGGACGATTACATGGGGATGGTCAAAAGGAGCCCCTCCCCGCCCGAGGCCTGCAGGAGTCAGCTCCTCCCCGACTGGTGGATGCAGCAGCCCAGCGCAG GCCTGGCGCTGGGGCCCGGGTACGGCACCTACGACGCGCACCACGCAG CCTTCTCCCAGATGGTCATCAGCTTCTACTACGGGGGCAAGCTGGTGGGCCAGGCCACCACCACGTGCCCCGACGGCTGCCGCCTGTCCCTGGGCCCGCCCGGCCTGCCCGGCGCCAAGCTGTGTGGGCCCGAGGGCCTGGAGCTGGTGCGTTTCCCGCCGGCCGACGCCATCCCCAGCGAGCGGCAGCGGCAGGTGACGCGGAAGCTGTTCGGGCACCTGGAGCGCGGCGTCCTCCTGCACAGCAGCCGGCAGGGCGTGCTGGTCAAGCGGCTGTGCCAGGGCCGCGTGTTCTACAGCGGCAACGCCGCGGCGGGCAGGGGCGGCCCCAACAAGCTGGAGCGCGACGAGGTGGTCAAGGTCTTCGACACCAGCCAGTTCCTCCGAG AGCTGCAGCAGTTCTACAACAGCCAGAGCCGGCTTCCCGACAGCAGGGTGGTGCTGTGCTTCGGAGAGGAGTTTCCAGATATGACCCCCTTGCGCTCCAAGCTCATTCTCGTGCAG ATCGAGCAGCTCTACGTCCGACAGCTGGTGGAAGAGGCCGGGAAGAGCTGCAGTGCCGGCTCCGTGATGCAGGCTCCCGAGGAGCCCCCGCCAGACCAGGTCTTCCGCATGTTTCCAGATGTTTGCGCCTCACACCAGAGACCTTTTTTCAGAGAAAACCAACAGATCACAGTTTAA
- the IRF8 gene encoding interferon regulatory factor 8 isoform X5, which yields MGTRAWPVWPMCDRNVGGRRLRQWLIEQIDSSMYPGLIWENDEKSMFRIPWKHAGKQDYNQEVDASIFKAWAVFKGKFKEGDKAEPATWKTRLRCALNKSPDFEEVTDRSQLDISEPYKVYRIVPEEEQKCKLGVVAPGCISEATEMECGRSEIDELIKEPPVDDYMGMVKRSPSPPEACRSQLLPDWWMQQPSAAGLALGPGYGTYDAHHAAFSQMVISFYYGGKLVGQATTTCPDGCRLSLGPPGLPGAKLCGPEGLELVRFPPADAIPSERQRQVTRKLFGHLERGVLLHSSRQGVLVKRLCQGRVFYSGNAAAGRGGPNKLERDEVVKVFDTSQFLRELQQFYNSQSRLPDSRVVLCFGEEFPDMTPLRSKLILVQPGSPPSRTRHLMRKRQGGASPVEPCSEK from the exons GATGTGTGACCGCAACGTCGGCGGCCGGCGGCTGCGGCAGTGGCTGATAGAGCAGATCGACAGCAGCATGTACCCAGGGCTGATCTGGGAGAACGACGAGAAGAGCATGTTCCGGATCCCCTGGAAACACGCTGGCAAACAGGATTACAACCAGGAAGTGGACGCCTCCATCTTCAAG gCCTGGGCCGTTTTTAAGGGGAAGTTCAAGGAAGGGGACAAGGCCGAGCCAGCCACATGGAAGACGAGGTTACGATGTGCTTTGAACAAGAGCCCGGATTTTGAGGAAGTGACAGACCGGTCCCAGCTGGACATTTCTGAACCGTATAAAGTTTACCGAATCGTCCCCGAGGAGGAGCAAAAAT GCAAATTAGGCGTGGTGGCTCCCGGCTGCATTAGTGAAGCCACAGAGATGGAGTGCGGTCGCTCTGAGATCGACGAGCTGATCAAGGAG CCTCCCGTGGACGATTACATGGGGATGGTCAAAAGGAGCCCCTCCCCGCCCGAGGCCTGCAGGAGTCAGCTCCTCCCCGACTGGTGGATGCAGCAGCCCAGCGCAG CAGGCCTGGCGCTGGGGCCCGGGTACGGCACCTACGACGCGCACCACGCAG CCTTCTCCCAGATGGTCATCAGCTTCTACTACGGGGGCAAGCTGGTGGGCCAGGCCACCACCACGTGCCCCGACGGCTGCCGCCTGTCCCTGGGCCCGCCCGGCCTGCCCGGCGCCAAGCTGTGTGGGCCCGAGGGCCTGGAGCTGGTGCGTTTCCCGCCGGCCGACGCCATCCCCAGCGAGCGGCAGCGGCAGGTGACGCGGAAGCTGTTCGGGCACCTGGAGCGCGGCGTCCTCCTGCACAGCAGCCGGCAGGGCGTGCTGGTCAAGCGGCTGTGCCAGGGCCGCGTGTTCTACAGCGGCAACGCCGCGGCGGGCAGGGGCGGCCCCAACAAGCTGGAGCGCGACGAGGTGGTCAAGGTCTTCGACACCAGCCAGTTCCTCCGAG AGCTGCAGCAGTTCTACAACAGCCAGAGCCGGCTTCCCGACAGCAGGGTGGTGCTGTGCTTCGGAGAGGAGTTTCCAGATATGACCCCCTTGCGCTCCAAGCTCATTCTCGTGCAG CCTGGGTCGCCGCCATCCAGGACTCGGCATCTCATGAGGAAAAGGCAAGGAGGGGCCTCACCTGTCGAGCCTTGTTCTGAGAAGTGA
- the IRF8 gene encoding interferon regulatory factor 8 isoform X1 — MGTRAWPVWPMCDRNVGGRRLRQWLIEQIDSSMYPGLIWENDEKSMFRIPWKHAGKQDYNQEVDASIFKAWAVFKGKFKEGDKAEPATWKTRLRCALNKSPDFEEVTDRSQLDISEPYKVYRIVPEEEQKCKLGVVAPGCISEATEMECGRSEIDELIKEPPVDDYMGMVKRSPSPPEACRSQLLPDWWMQQPSAAGLALGPGYGTYDAHHAAFSQMVISFYYGGKLVGQATTTCPDGCRLSLGPPGLPGAKLCGPEGLELVRFPPADAIPSERQRQVTRKLFGHLERGVLLHSSRQGVLVKRLCQGRVFYSGNAAAGRGGPNKLERDEVVKVFDTSQFLRELQQFYNSQSRLPDSRVVLCFGEEFPDMTPLRSKLILVQIEQLYVRQLVEEAGKSCSAGSVMQAPEEPPPDQVFRMFPDVCASHQRPFFRENQQITV, encoded by the exons GATGTGTGACCGCAACGTCGGCGGCCGGCGGCTGCGGCAGTGGCTGATAGAGCAGATCGACAGCAGCATGTACCCAGGGCTGATCTGGGAGAACGACGAGAAGAGCATGTTCCGGATCCCCTGGAAACACGCTGGCAAACAGGATTACAACCAGGAAGTGGACGCCTCCATCTTCAAG gCCTGGGCCGTTTTTAAGGGGAAGTTCAAGGAAGGGGACAAGGCCGAGCCAGCCACATGGAAGACGAGGTTACGATGTGCTTTGAACAAGAGCCCGGATTTTGAGGAAGTGACAGACCGGTCCCAGCTGGACATTTCTGAACCGTATAAAGTTTACCGAATCGTCCCCGAGGAGGAGCAAAAAT GCAAATTAGGCGTGGTGGCTCCCGGCTGCATTAGTGAAGCCACAGAGATGGAGTGCGGTCGCTCTGAGATCGACGAGCTGATCAAGGAG CCTCCCGTGGACGATTACATGGGGATGGTCAAAAGGAGCCCCTCCCCGCCCGAGGCCTGCAGGAGTCAGCTCCTCCCCGACTGGTGGATGCAGCAGCCCAGCGCAG CAGGCCTGGCGCTGGGGCCCGGGTACGGCACCTACGACGCGCACCACGCAG CCTTCTCCCAGATGGTCATCAGCTTCTACTACGGGGGCAAGCTGGTGGGCCAGGCCACCACCACGTGCCCCGACGGCTGCCGCCTGTCCCTGGGCCCGCCCGGCCTGCCCGGCGCCAAGCTGTGTGGGCCCGAGGGCCTGGAGCTGGTGCGTTTCCCGCCGGCCGACGCCATCCCCAGCGAGCGGCAGCGGCAGGTGACGCGGAAGCTGTTCGGGCACCTGGAGCGCGGCGTCCTCCTGCACAGCAGCCGGCAGGGCGTGCTGGTCAAGCGGCTGTGCCAGGGCCGCGTGTTCTACAGCGGCAACGCCGCGGCGGGCAGGGGCGGCCCCAACAAGCTGGAGCGCGACGAGGTGGTCAAGGTCTTCGACACCAGCCAGTTCCTCCGAG AGCTGCAGCAGTTCTACAACAGCCAGAGCCGGCTTCCCGACAGCAGGGTGGTGCTGTGCTTCGGAGAGGAGTTTCCAGATATGACCCCCTTGCGCTCCAAGCTCATTCTCGTGCAG ATCGAGCAGCTCTACGTCCGACAGCTGGTGGAAGAGGCCGGGAAGAGCTGCAGTGCCGGCTCCGTGATGCAGGCTCCCGAGGAGCCCCCGCCAGACCAGGTCTTCCGCATGTTTCCAGATGTTTGCGCCTCACACCAGAGACCTTTTTTCAGAGAAAACCAACAGATCACAGTTTAA
- the IRF8 gene encoding interferon regulatory factor 8 isoform X6: MCDRNVGGRRLRQWLIEQIDSSMYPGLIWENDEKSMFRIPWKHAGKQDYNQEVDASIFKAWAVFKGKFKEGDKAEPATWKTRLRCALNKSPDFEEVTDRSQLDISEPYKVYRIVPEEEQKCKLGVVAPGCISEATEMECGRSEIDELIKEPPVDDYMGMVKRSPSPPEACRSQLLPDWWMQQPSAAGLALGPGYGTYDAHHAAFSQMVISFYYGGKLVGQATTTCPDGCRLSLGPPGLPGAKLCGPEGLELVRFPPADAIPSERQRQVTRKLFGHLERGVLLHSSRQGVLVKRLCQGRVFYSGNAAAGRGGPNKLERDEVVKVFDTSQFLRELQQFYNSQSRLPDSRVVLCFGEEFPDMTPLRSKLILVQPGSPPSRTRHLMRKRQGGASPVEPCSEK; this comes from the exons ATGTGTGACCGCAACGTCGGCGGCCGGCGGCTGCGGCAGTGGCTGATAGAGCAGATCGACAGCAGCATGTACCCAGGGCTGATCTGGGAGAACGACGAGAAGAGCATGTTCCGGATCCCCTGGAAACACGCTGGCAAACAGGATTACAACCAGGAAGTGGACGCCTCCATCTTCAAG gCCTGGGCCGTTTTTAAGGGGAAGTTCAAGGAAGGGGACAAGGCCGAGCCAGCCACATGGAAGACGAGGTTACGATGTGCTTTGAACAAGAGCCCGGATTTTGAGGAAGTGACAGACCGGTCCCAGCTGGACATTTCTGAACCGTATAAAGTTTACCGAATCGTCCCCGAGGAGGAGCAAAAAT GCAAATTAGGCGTGGTGGCTCCCGGCTGCATTAGTGAAGCCACAGAGATGGAGTGCGGTCGCTCTGAGATCGACGAGCTGATCAAGGAG CCTCCCGTGGACGATTACATGGGGATGGTCAAAAGGAGCCCCTCCCCGCCCGAGGCCTGCAGGAGTCAGCTCCTCCCCGACTGGTGGATGCAGCAGCCCAGCGCAG CAGGCCTGGCGCTGGGGCCCGGGTACGGCACCTACGACGCGCACCACGCAG CCTTCTCCCAGATGGTCATCAGCTTCTACTACGGGGGCAAGCTGGTGGGCCAGGCCACCACCACGTGCCCCGACGGCTGCCGCCTGTCCCTGGGCCCGCCCGGCCTGCCCGGCGCCAAGCTGTGTGGGCCCGAGGGCCTGGAGCTGGTGCGTTTCCCGCCGGCCGACGCCATCCCCAGCGAGCGGCAGCGGCAGGTGACGCGGAAGCTGTTCGGGCACCTGGAGCGCGGCGTCCTCCTGCACAGCAGCCGGCAGGGCGTGCTGGTCAAGCGGCTGTGCCAGGGCCGCGTGTTCTACAGCGGCAACGCCGCGGCGGGCAGGGGCGGCCCCAACAAGCTGGAGCGCGACGAGGTGGTCAAGGTCTTCGACACCAGCCAGTTCCTCCGAG AGCTGCAGCAGTTCTACAACAGCCAGAGCCGGCTTCCCGACAGCAGGGTGGTGCTGTGCTTCGGAGAGGAGTTTCCAGATATGACCCCCTTGCGCTCCAAGCTCATTCTCGTGCAG CCTGGGTCGCCGCCATCCAGGACTCGGCATCTCATGAGGAAAAGGCAAGGAGGGGCCTCACCTGTCGAGCCTTGTTCTGAGAAGTGA
- the IRF8 gene encoding interferon regulatory factor 8 isoform X4, whose product MCDRNVGGRRLRQWLIEQIDSSMYPGLIWENDEKSMFRIPWKHAGKQDYNQEVDASIFKAWAVFKGKFKEGDKAEPATWKTRLRCALNKSPDFEEVTDRSQLDISEPYKVYRIVPEEEQKCKLGVVAPGCISEATEMECGRSEIDELIKEPPVDDYMGMVKRSPSPPEACRSQLLPDWWMQQPSAGLALGPGYGTYDAHHAAFSQMVISFYYGGKLVGQATTTCPDGCRLSLGPPGLPGAKLCGPEGLELVRFPPADAIPSERQRQVTRKLFGHLERGVLLHSSRQGVLVKRLCQGRVFYSGNAAAGRGGPNKLERDEVVKVFDTSQFLRELQQFYNSQSRLPDSRVVLCFGEEFPDMTPLRSKLILVQIEQLYVRQLVEEAGKSCSAGSVMQAPEEPPPDQVFRMFPDVCASHQRPFFRENQQITV is encoded by the exons ATGTGTGACCGCAACGTCGGCGGCCGGCGGCTGCGGCAGTGGCTGATAGAGCAGATCGACAGCAGCATGTACCCAGGGCTGATCTGGGAGAACGACGAGAAGAGCATGTTCCGGATCCCCTGGAAACACGCTGGCAAACAGGATTACAACCAGGAAGTGGACGCCTCCATCTTCAAG gCCTGGGCCGTTTTTAAGGGGAAGTTCAAGGAAGGGGACAAGGCCGAGCCAGCCACATGGAAGACGAGGTTACGATGTGCTTTGAACAAGAGCCCGGATTTTGAGGAAGTGACAGACCGGTCCCAGCTGGACATTTCTGAACCGTATAAAGTTTACCGAATCGTCCCCGAGGAGGAGCAAAAAT GCAAATTAGGCGTGGTGGCTCCCGGCTGCATTAGTGAAGCCACAGAGATGGAGTGCGGTCGCTCTGAGATCGACGAGCTGATCAAGGAG CCTCCCGTGGACGATTACATGGGGATGGTCAAAAGGAGCCCCTCCCCGCCCGAGGCCTGCAGGAGTCAGCTCCTCCCCGACTGGTGGATGCAGCAGCCCAGCGCAG GCCTGGCGCTGGGGCCCGGGTACGGCACCTACGACGCGCACCACGCAG CCTTCTCCCAGATGGTCATCAGCTTCTACTACGGGGGCAAGCTGGTGGGCCAGGCCACCACCACGTGCCCCGACGGCTGCCGCCTGTCCCTGGGCCCGCCCGGCCTGCCCGGCGCCAAGCTGTGTGGGCCCGAGGGCCTGGAGCTGGTGCGTTTCCCGCCGGCCGACGCCATCCCCAGCGAGCGGCAGCGGCAGGTGACGCGGAAGCTGTTCGGGCACCTGGAGCGCGGCGTCCTCCTGCACAGCAGCCGGCAGGGCGTGCTGGTCAAGCGGCTGTGCCAGGGCCGCGTGTTCTACAGCGGCAACGCCGCGGCGGGCAGGGGCGGCCCCAACAAGCTGGAGCGCGACGAGGTGGTCAAGGTCTTCGACACCAGCCAGTTCCTCCGAG AGCTGCAGCAGTTCTACAACAGCCAGAGCCGGCTTCCCGACAGCAGGGTGGTGCTGTGCTTCGGAGAGGAGTTTCCAGATATGACCCCCTTGCGCTCCAAGCTCATTCTCGTGCAG ATCGAGCAGCTCTACGTCCGACAGCTGGTGGAAGAGGCCGGGAAGAGCTGCAGTGCCGGCTCCGTGATGCAGGCTCCCGAGGAGCCCCCGCCAGACCAGGTCTTCCGCATGTTTCCAGATGTTTGCGCCTCACACCAGAGACCTTTTTTCAGAGAAAACCAACAGATCACAGTTTAA
- the IRF8 gene encoding interferon regulatory factor 8 isoform X3: MCDRNVGGRRLRQWLIEQIDSSMYPGLIWENDEKSMFRIPWKHAGKQDYNQEVDASIFKAWAVFKGKFKEGDKAEPATWKTRLRCALNKSPDFEEVTDRSQLDISEPYKVYRIVPEEEQKCKLGVVAPGCISEATEMECGRSEIDELIKEPPVDDYMGMVKRSPSPPEACRSQLLPDWWMQQPSAAGLALGPGYGTYDAHHAAFSQMVISFYYGGKLVGQATTTCPDGCRLSLGPPGLPGAKLCGPEGLELVRFPPADAIPSERQRQVTRKLFGHLERGVLLHSSRQGVLVKRLCQGRVFYSGNAAAGRGGPNKLERDEVVKVFDTSQFLRELQQFYNSQSRLPDSRVVLCFGEEFPDMTPLRSKLILVQIEQLYVRQLVEEAGKSCSAGSVMQAPEEPPPDQVFRMFPDVCASHQRPFFRENQQITV; this comes from the exons ATGTGTGACCGCAACGTCGGCGGCCGGCGGCTGCGGCAGTGGCTGATAGAGCAGATCGACAGCAGCATGTACCCAGGGCTGATCTGGGAGAACGACGAGAAGAGCATGTTCCGGATCCCCTGGAAACACGCTGGCAAACAGGATTACAACCAGGAAGTGGACGCCTCCATCTTCAAG gCCTGGGCCGTTTTTAAGGGGAAGTTCAAGGAAGGGGACAAGGCCGAGCCAGCCACATGGAAGACGAGGTTACGATGTGCTTTGAACAAGAGCCCGGATTTTGAGGAAGTGACAGACCGGTCCCAGCTGGACATTTCTGAACCGTATAAAGTTTACCGAATCGTCCCCGAGGAGGAGCAAAAAT GCAAATTAGGCGTGGTGGCTCCCGGCTGCATTAGTGAAGCCACAGAGATGGAGTGCGGTCGCTCTGAGATCGACGAGCTGATCAAGGAG CCTCCCGTGGACGATTACATGGGGATGGTCAAAAGGAGCCCCTCCCCGCCCGAGGCCTGCAGGAGTCAGCTCCTCCCCGACTGGTGGATGCAGCAGCCCAGCGCAG CAGGCCTGGCGCTGGGGCCCGGGTACGGCACCTACGACGCGCACCACGCAG CCTTCTCCCAGATGGTCATCAGCTTCTACTACGGGGGCAAGCTGGTGGGCCAGGCCACCACCACGTGCCCCGACGGCTGCCGCCTGTCCCTGGGCCCGCCCGGCCTGCCCGGCGCCAAGCTGTGTGGGCCCGAGGGCCTGGAGCTGGTGCGTTTCCCGCCGGCCGACGCCATCCCCAGCGAGCGGCAGCGGCAGGTGACGCGGAAGCTGTTCGGGCACCTGGAGCGCGGCGTCCTCCTGCACAGCAGCCGGCAGGGCGTGCTGGTCAAGCGGCTGTGCCAGGGCCGCGTGTTCTACAGCGGCAACGCCGCGGCGGGCAGGGGCGGCCCCAACAAGCTGGAGCGCGACGAGGTGGTCAAGGTCTTCGACACCAGCCAGTTCCTCCGAG AGCTGCAGCAGTTCTACAACAGCCAGAGCCGGCTTCCCGACAGCAGGGTGGTGCTGTGCTTCGGAGAGGAGTTTCCAGATATGACCCCCTTGCGCTCCAAGCTCATTCTCGTGCAG ATCGAGCAGCTCTACGTCCGACAGCTGGTGGAAGAGGCCGGGAAGAGCTGCAGTGCCGGCTCCGTGATGCAGGCTCCCGAGGAGCCCCCGCCAGACCAGGTCTTCCGCATGTTTCCAGATGTTTGCGCCTCACACCAGAGACCTTTTTTCAGAGAAAACCAACAGATCACAGTTTAA